From a region of the Dermatophagoides farinae isolate YC_2012a chromosome 3, ASM2471394v1, whole genome shotgun sequence genome:
- the Hsl gene encoding hormone-sensitive lipase, with amino-acid sequence MKMALNSYLCNFIQSPVGYAFDIEKARIDNDRSISDQLDQVFHTLTVIYADDVELIDYIQRIRHDVDLVLQQAPLFDLDDQTQGNGYWTLLIIMIKFGRILSTPDLKKKIGRLPLIHLMQIMVEGLKVGLQLHTPKLKSMQQIDSNGKVDLSLFTDEMDFEGILDLIQSLKVPMNSLHEHFNFCWLGSMSKVMQLFTNFMAIYSTQWKSFKIYNWLSHKARAQMFTNMVLNVNVDCLQSMWNITEFPLVRIFTPSFWNRFILENINIYAPRQRRWIIDATKPIIHDRRADPNVPYPIMKQSSIRGLLFRYRHNPKNKSLMFHLHGGGFISQSPESHACYLVKWVRKLDDIPILSVDYSLSPQVIFPEALQEILDMYLWILSKDPEVEKTFGFLPEKIVFCGDSAGGNFSMAMMLILNQIQKKIAESDEDKQKYRYPNGLFLFYAPLVVATMVSPSRILTSIDGLIPLGTLLNCLGAYLPDEIFEDNLPKEENIDYVKGKETVAYQVGGYFINKLKDVLSYLLQLKVVYRIKPWYRRTGNLKKCLDKMNTFVQNPFVSPLLAESVKDFNHIPLYLYPLTFDAFLDDSIEMAKRWQKDKVKVEILDDLPHGFLNFVEFDYKARKASYKCIDRISEILKHIDD; translated from the exons atgaaaatggcttTAAATTCATATTTATGTAATTTTATACAATCACCAGTTGGTTATGCATTCGATATTGAAAAAGCCCGTATCGACAATGATCGTTCAATATCCGATCAATTAGATCAAGTATTTCATACGTTAACAGTGATTTATGCCGATGATGTTGAACttattgattatattcaaaGAATTAGACATGATGTTGATCTTGTACTACAACAGGCACCATTATTCGATTTGGATGATCAAACACAAGGAAATGGTTATTGGACACttttaattataatgattaaatTTGGTCGTATATTATCGACCCCtgatttgaagaaaaaaattggacgATTACCATTGATACATTTGATGCAAATAATGGTTGAAGGATTAAAAGTTGGTCTACAATTACATACAccgaaattgaaatcaatgcaacaaatcgattcaaatggAAAAGTTGATCTAAGTTTATTCACAGATGAAATGGATTTTGAAGGCATTTTAGATCTAATACAATCGTTAAAAGTTCCAATGAATTCTCTACATgaacatttcaatttttgttgg CTTGGTTCTATGTCCAAAGTGATGCAATTGTTCACCAATTTTATGGCCATTTATTCAACTCAATGgaaatcatttaaaatttacaATTGGTTAAGCCATAAAGCAAGAGCTCAAATGTTTACCAATATGGTTTTGAACGTTAATGTTGAT TGCCTGCAAAGCATGTGGAATATAACGGAATTTCCATTGGTGCGAATATTTACACCAAGTTTTTGGAATCGTTTTATACTTGAAAATATCAACATTTATGCACCACGTCAACGTCGGTGGATTATCGATGCAACAAAACCCATTATACATGATCGTCGTGCCGATCCAAATGTTCCATATccaataatgaaacaatcatCCATACGTGGACTTTTATTCCGTTATCGTCATAATCCTAAAAATAAATCCTTAATGTTCCATTTACATGGCGGTGGATTCATTAGTCAATCACCAGAATCACATGCATGTTATTTGGTTAAATGGGTTAGAAAATTAGAtg ATATACCAATTTTAAGCGTAGATTATTCCCTAAGTCCACAGGTAATTTTTCCTGAAGCATTACAAGAAATTCTTGACATGTACCTATGGATACTAAGCAAAGATCCTGAAgttgaaaaaacttttggatttttacctgaaaaaattgttttctgtGGTGATAGTGCCggtggaaatttttcaatggcTATGATGCTCATTTTGAATCagatacagaaaaaaattgcagaATCTGATgaagataaacaaaaatatcgcTATCCAAACGgactatttttgttttatgcaCC ATTAGTAGTCGCTACGATGGTTAGTCCATCACGAATTCTTACTTCGATCGATGGTCTAATTCCACTGGGTACTTTGCTTAATTGTCTTGGTGCATATTTACCAGATGAAATATTCGAAGATAATCTaccaaaagaagaaaatattgattatgtTAAAGGTAAAGAAACTGTTGCATATCAGGTGGGTGGatattttatcaataaattaaaaGATGTACTCAGTTATTTGCTTCAATTAAaag TGGTATATCGTATTAAACCATGGTATCGAAGAACGGGAAATCTGAAGAAATGTTTGGATAAAATGAATACATTCGTACAGAATCCCTTTGTTTCGCCATTATTGGCTGAAAGTGTGAAAGATTTTAATCATATACCACTATATTTATATCCATTGACATTTGATGCATTTTTGGACGATAGTATTGAAATGGCTAAACGATGGCAAAAAGATAAAGTCAAGGTGGAAATACTTGATGATCTACCACAtggatttttgaattttgttgaatttgattataaagCACGCAAAGCAAGTTATAAATGTATAGATAGAATTAgtgaaattttaaaacacattgatgattga
- the Rrp40 gene encoding exosome complex component Rrp40 — protein MSNQINSHLSGNTVLPGDNVSEILKAYRDDENKPVIVGPGLKRLNKQVINSYKAGQLLHRPVNLFWINSHQRYYIPCERDTVVGVVISKTSTFCRVDIGASEAATLSLMAFPNATKRNKAIVEIGDVLFACVLSASKDVETELVCMDKDGKKDGFGVLPRGGYMIKVPLNICRRLLASDSKISRNLGRKYRFEKTVGLNGRIWIRSKSIQTTILISNFIKQLEYVSDDQQDHVLNLLEQKMNKNNKK, from the exons atgtcgaatcaaattaattctCATTTGTCCGGGAATACGGTATTACCTGGTGATAATGTTTCCGAAATTCTTAAAGCTTATcgagatgatgaaaataaacctGTAATCGTTGGGCCAGGCCTGAAACGTTTGAATAAACAAGTGATTAATTCATATAAAGCTGGCCAATTATTACATCGACCAGTGAATTTATTCTGGATTAATTCTCATCAACGTTATTATATTCCATGTGAACGTGATACTGTTGTCGGTGTAGTGATCTCAAAAACTTCTACTTTTTGCCGTGTCGATATAGGTGCCTCAGAAGCGGCCACGTTATCTTTGATGGCTTTTCCAAACGCCACCAAACGTAATAAAGCAATTGTCGAG aTTGGTGATGTATTATTTGCTTGTGTGTTATCCGCTTCCAAAGATGTTGAAACCGAATTAGTATGTATGGATAAAGATGGTAAAAAAGATGGTTTTGGCGTTCTACCACGTGGTGGCTATATGATCAAAGTTCCATTAAACATTTGTCGTCGATTATTGGCATCCGATTCTAAAATTAGCCGAAATTTAGGTCGTAAATATCGTTTTGAAAAAACGGTCGGCCTAAATGGCCGCATTTGGATTCGTTCGAAATccatacaaacaacaattttaatCAGTAATTTTATTAAACAACTTGAATATGTTTCCGATGATCAACAAGATCATGTATTAAATTTATTGGAACAGAAAATgaataagaataataaaaaataa
- the LOC124498195 gene encoding acyl-CoA dehydrogenase family member 11, with translation MIFRRITIVTSNPTVRWFCIDNVRNSIDVKPNWLPFYGAKYGNFNQNAPILPNQFKENLFLRNYLCHHFTKELYSELEPDLIRFGHRIATDIDHLGLECEFNKPYLRSINTWGGNDQNQLIVCDAWRKQKDISAEEGLISIGYNRKKFSKWSRLYQFTKLYLYSASSGVFGCPLAMTDGAAKVLSSLNLLQDSYFRTVFDHLTSTDPETFWTSGQWMTEKGGGSDVANGTETVALPDGRNFKLYGLKWFSSATDANIALTLARISDDEGNVIQGSKGLTLFFVKVKENDGPVDKAINIVKLKDKMGTRQLPTAELFLDGLRARKISEEGRGISSISQMLQITRLHNAISCASYAQRAFSLARDYSHRREAFGKKIIELPLHIQTLGRIDLNCKAMTIFALECARILDSIEYGSATNEEILMFRILNPMVKLYNAKMAIPTISEAIECIGGQGIIEETGIPYLYRDVQIFAIWEGTTSVLSNDVLRAIIKSKGECLKALMQNIKRRLEPICNGSDEQLKPSAQKVWHSTEQLFHVIESEPSTLESGARDLAFSLSNLFIATLLLENVAKDWLLTRDAQSIIDYHRIQAIRFINCQDLTPFHTNFNMNEYSPTIRQTYFGALM, from the exons atgattttcagaCGAATAACGATTGTTACATCGAATCCGACTGTTCGATGGTTCTGTATTGATAATGTTCGAAATTCCATTGATGTCAAACCGAATTGGCTACCATTTTATGGTGCTAAATATGGAAATTTCAACCAAAATGCCCCAATATTGCCCAATCAATTCAAAGAAAACCTATTCCTACGCAATTACTTATGTCACCATTTTACTAAAGAG CTTTATTCAGAACTAGAACCAGATCTTATTAGATTTGGTCATCGTATTGCTACTGATATCGATCATCTTGGATTGGAATGTGAATTTAATAAACCTTATCTTCGTTCTATCAACACATGGGGTGGTAATGATCAAAACCAATTAATAGTATGTGATGCATGGCGTAAACAAAAAGATATATCAGCTGAAGAAGGTCTCATTTCTATTGGATATAAtcgtaaaaaattttctaaatgGTCAAGACTTTATCAATTTACCAAGCTTTACTTGTACTCTGCATCATCGGGAGTTTTTGGATGTCCTTTGGCAATGACAGATGGTGCAGCCAAGGTATTATCTTCGTTGAACCTTTTGCAAGATTCGTATTTTCGCACcgtttttgatcatttaacATCGACTGATCCTGAAACATTTTGGACATCCGGTCAATGGATGACAGAGAAAGGAGGAGGATCAGATGTTG CTAATGGAACCGAAACCGTAGCGTTGCCAGATGGGAGAAATTTTAAACTCTATGGATTAAAATGGTTCTCATCAGCCACTGATGCCAATATAGCTCTGACTTTAGCTCGAATATCCGATGATGAAGGAAATGTCATTCAAGGAAGCAAAGGTTTAACATTATTCTTTGTGAaagtaaaagaaaatgatgggCCAGTAGATAAAGCCATTAACATTGTAAAATTAAAAGACAAAATGGGAACCCGTCAGTTGCCAACGGCCGAACTTTTTCTAGATGGACTTCGTGCTCGTAAAATTTCTGAAGAAGGTCGAGGTATATCATCGATTTCACAGATGTTACAAATAACGAGACTACATAATGCTATCTCCTGTGCATCATATGCACAACGAGCTTTCAGTTTGGCTCGAGATTATTCTCATCGAAGAGAAGCTTTTGGtaagaaaattattgaattgccTCTTCACATCCAGACACTTGGTCGTATTGATCTTAATTGTAAAGCAATGACTATTTTTGCACTTGAATGTGCCAGAATTctcgattcaattgaatatgGTTCAGCAACCAATGAAGAGATTCTTATGTTTCGGATACTGAATCCAATGGTAAAATTATATAATGCAAAAATGGCCATTCCAACCATATCTGAAGCAATCGAATGTATCGGTGGCCAAGGAATCATAGAAGAGACTGGCATTCCTTACTTGTATCGAGATGTACAAATATTTGCCATATGGGAAGGTACAACTTCGGTATTATCGAATGATGTATTACGGGCCATAATCAAAAGCAAAGGAGAATGTTTGAAAGCGTTGATGCAAAATATTAAACGTAGATTGGAACCAATCTGTAATGGCAGCGATGAACAATTGAAGCCATCGGCACAAAAAGTTTGGCATTCGACTGAACAATTATTCCATGTGATTGAATCAGAACCATCCACTTTGGAATCAGGAGCACGAGATTTAGCATTCTCATTATCTAATCTATTTATTGCCACACTTTTACTTGAAAATGTAGCTAAAGATTGGCTTTTAACTCGTGATGCTCAATCtataatcgattatcatcgCATTCAAGCAATACGATTCATTAATTGTCAAGATTTGACACCATTTCATACGAAtttcaatatgaatgaatattcacCAACAATACGGCAAACATATTTTGGTGCTCTAATGTGA
- the LOC124498189 gene encoding uncharacterized protein LOC124498189 gives MIQQHFIRSPSLREKLNDRFAGLELISGMIIAIVIILAIFFISTIGGQILFFLLLLLFVIITMCVALICWIDYRKRELKKYQLSSTLEPNDNCHLYGIRFISLSDQV, from the exons atgattcaacaacattttaTTCGATCACCTTCATTAcgtgaaaaattaaatgatcgTTTTGCCGGTTTAGAATTAATTTCTG GCATGATCATTGCTATTGTCATTATATTGGccatatttttcatatcaaCAATTGGTGGTCAAATTCTATTCtttttactattattattatttgtcattATAACCATGTGCGTTGCATTAATATGCTGGATCGATTATCGTAAAcgtgaattgaaaaaatatcaattatcatcaacattagaACCGAATGATAATTGTCATCTATATGGTAtacgtttcatttcattatctgATCAagtttga
- the LOC124498192 gene encoding uncharacterized protein LOC124498192, which translates to MPSDELSRWQRFKIWSSKYFGCTSSTYAFNNDQTPKRTWSGRRQPSRSEFKSMNGQKNLNRSQQQPQAKKKQQRHNSNKPNVVDDKMNETKSKIKTVESNENKMANNQTKSLGQMDLNGGEDMPYIDASLINLDRIVK; encoded by the exons atgcCTTCAGATGAATTATCCAGATGGCAACGTTTCAAAATTTGgtcatcaaaatattttgg GtgtacatcatcaacatatgcATTTAATAATGACCAAACACCAAAACGAACATGGAGTGGACGTAGACAACCATCCAGATctgaatttaaatcaatgaatggtcaaaaaaatttaaatcgcagccaacaacaaccacaggcgaagaaaaaacagcaaCGACATAACAGCAATAAGcctaatgttgttgatgataaaatgaatgaaacgaaatCAAAGATAAAAACcgttgaatcaaatgaaaataaaatggccaATAATC AAACGAAAAGCTTAGGACAAATGGATCTTAATGGCGGTGAAGATATGCCTTATATCGATGcttcattgatcaatttggaTCGAATTgtaaaatga
- the LOC124498565 gene encoding diacylglycerol O-acyltransferase 1, with protein MDTNGGGNNSSSSSTNTIRRRERKRSQSLTNDNHLYEIIRMNQPDKPIHQYRDSLFSSSSGFNNFRGFFTLALILLVLATLRVALENVIKYGILINYSQIFWLFFSHTSIWPTIISLSLLNIFIYCSYWIEKLLSKNQINPNKATYIIWLNLASVLLWPIVAVFTIPTHVVAASSFSMMYLIVWLKLYSYHSVNYWCRLHQKKTHKRHNSGDSRQWNNHQHQHQNDNHHHHTDVTTAINQQLVQYPDNLTISDIYYFICVPTLCYELNFPRTERIRKRFLFKRLFEVIFLTQLILALIQQWMVPTIHNSLKPLQEMDYFRMLERLLKLSIPNHVIWLIWFYTYFHSFLNLIGEILRFGDRQFYKDWWNAESLLYFWKNWNIPVHHWCVRHLYVPLLKRGYSKITVTTIVFLMSAIFHEYLVSVPLCMFRFWAFTGMAMQIPFVFVIHTGFFQGHYANMFVWFSLIIGQPLCILACYHDYYVVHHAVN; from the exons atggacaccaatggtggtggtaataattcttcttcatcatcaacaaatactATACGAAGACGTGAACGTAAACGTTCACAAAGTTtaacaaatgataatcatctttATGAAATAATACGAATGAATCAACCGGATAAACC gaTCCATCAATATAGAGATTCATTATTTAGTTCATCCAGTggtttcaataattttcgtGGATTCTTTACATTGGCACTTATATTGCTA GTATTAGCTACGTTACGTGTTGCTTTAGAGAATGTGATCAAATATGGTATACTCATCAATTATTCACAGATATTTTGGCTATTTTTTAGCCATACATCCATTTGGCCcacaatcatttcattgagtcttttaaatatttttatttattgttctTATTGGATTGAAAAACTTCTTAGTAAG aatcaaatcaatccaAACAAAGCAACATATATAATATGGCTAAATCTAGCATCAGTTCTGTTATGGCCAATTGTAGCCGTATTTACAATACCAACACATGTTGTTGctgcatcatcattttcgatgATGTATTTGATTGTATGGCtaaaattatattcatatCATAGCGTCAATTATTGGTGCCGATTACATCAGAAAAAGACCCATAAACGCCATAATAGTGGTGATTCACGTCAAtggaataatcatcaacatcaacatcaaaatgataatcatcatcatcatacagaTGTAACGAcagcaatcaatcaacaattggTTCAATATCCGGACAATCTAACCATTTCggacatttattatttcatttgtgtGCCGACGCTTTGttatgaattaaattttcccCGTACCGAACGAATTCGTAAACGATTTCTATTTAAACGTCTATTTGAAGTG ATATTTTTAACTCAACTTATATTGGCCTTGATACAGCAATGGATGGTGCCTACAATTCACAATTCATTGAAACCATTGCAAGAGATGGATTATTTTCGTATGCTCGAACGGTTATTGAAATTATCG ATACCAAATCATGTTATCTGGTTAATTTGGTTTTACAcctattttcattcattcctgAATTTAATTGGTGAAATTCTTCGCTTCGGTGATCGACAATTCTATAAGGATTGGTGGAATGCAGAATCATTACTatatttttggaaaaattggAACATACCCGTACATCATTGGTGTGTGCGACATCTATATGTACCATTATTGAAACGTGGTTATTCGAAAATAACGGTTACaacaattgtttttcttatGTCTGCCATATTTCATGAATATCTTGTATCGGTACCGTTATGTATGTTTCGATTTTGGGCATTTACCGGTATGGCCATGCAGATaccatttgtatttgttatACATACAGGATTCTTTCAAGGACATTATGCTAATATGTTTGTATggttttcattgataattggCCAACCATTATGTATACTTGCCTgttatcatgattattatgttgttcatcatgCTGTAAAttaa
- the LOC124498141 gene encoding tetratricopeptide repeat protein 39B, translating into MDSENFGDMLPIEESINASFNDLVAIFDTNDIDKVIANAEAKSEKSLYHSGMRAKMSMLKAALTLDPKDMAVAKKSTQKCLKLCNKLRKKKFKKLTNMLTKKNYGDLYSDLELHAELTYAMVTGCKSVLALLKCTNMKRLAKIAYHIGICVNIIAKCRDIFEKRTAWESPVSKANFEAAIRLERGIRNLIVSFLPPKLLKIVNFLGFKGVRDVAFTELNAVVYELPGIYSMIGELAMIFYWLYIEMHGCLGPANVAAMQKLVDAKTSKYPNSVLYKVAKNKLIQINGDVKTSNDGYKSIIDKEFELFHKIGHWELMWTNAVLCEWDESIKYAKLLREKTLHSPAIVTFLEAIFRYTKGRMINDQKMLDEAAKLFETVPTLRIRYLGKTMTLEKAVIVQSQRFFKNGKMLVAPVLESLYNINYIYLLNGNEAIAQKWFDIVQNDLNVYAKDSGDREKYLTVLFYKGVILKHMKKYNEACECFNTIMNEEKSFQKDKSIVPQAHMEIGLIRMLEGQKDEAKNILELVIKNYSKYVNENIVHIKAYAALRALGVSTDKDAEVDGEDLENLDGIDESSEEEDDDDDLDD; encoded by the exons atggaTTCAGAAAATTTCGG cgATATGCTTCCGATTgaagaatcaatcaatgcaTCATTCAACGATTTGGTCGCAATTTTTGATACAAACGACATCGACAAAGTGATTGCCAATGCCGAAgcaaaaagtgaaaaaagtCTTTACCATAGTGGTATGCGTGCTAAAATGAGCATGCTAAAAGCTGCCTTGACTTTGGACCCAAAAGATATGGCTGTtgcaaaaaaatcgacacaaaaatgtttgaaattgtGTAATAAATTGCgtaaaaagaaattcaagaAACTTACCAATATGTTGACCAAGAAAAACTATGGTGATCTGTATTCGGATTTGGAATTACATGCTGAACTTACATACGCTATGGTCACCGGTTGTAAATCAGTATTGGCTTTGTTGAAATGTACAAACATGAAACGTTTGGCTAAAATTGCCTACCATATTGGTATTTGCGTCAATATTATTGC aaaATGTCGTGACATCTTTGAGAAACGAACCGCGTGGGAAAGTCCAGTTTCGAAAGCTAATTTTGAAGCAGCCATTCGTCTGGAACGTGGCATACGAAATTTGATTGTCAGCTTTTTGCCACCTAAACTACTTAAAATTGTCAACTTTTTAGGATTCAAAGGCGTTCGTGATGTAGCCTTCACTGAATTGAATGCAGTTGTATATGAATTACCGGGCATTTATAGTATGATTGGTGAATTGGCTATGATCTTTTATTGGCTTTATATTGAAATGCATGGCTGTCTTGGACCAGCTAATGTGGCTGCAATGCAAAAATTGGTAGATGCAAAAACATCTAAATATCCAAAC agTGTCCTCTATAAAGTGGCTAAAAACAAactcattcaaatcaatggCGATGTTAAAACATCGAATGATGGttacaaatcaattattgataaggaatttgaattattccATAAAATTGGCCATTGGGAATTAATGTGGACAAATGCAGTATTATGTGAATGGgatgaatcaattaaatatGCTAAATTgttgagagaaaaaacactTCATTCACCGGCCATTGTTACCTTTTTGGAAGCCATTTTCCGTTACACAAAAGGTagaatgatcaatgatcaaaaaatgcTTGATGAAGCTGCGAAATTATTCGAAACGGTACCAACATTGCGTATCCGTTATCTTGGTAAAACCATGACACTTGAAAAGGCTGTTATTGTTCAATCACAAAGATTTTttaagaatggaaaaatgttGGTCGCTCCTGTACTG gAATCATTATACAATATAAACTACATCTATTTGCTCAACGGTAATGAAGCTATTGCTCAAAAATGGTTCGATATTGTTCAAAACGATTTGAATGTTTATGCAAAGGATTCCGGTGATcgtgaaaaatatttgaccGTTTTGTTCTACAAAGGTGTCATATTGaaacatatgaaaaaatacaatgaaGCTTGCGAATGTTTCAACACAATCATGAACGA AGAGAAATCATTCCAAAAGGATAAATCTATTGTACCACAAGCTCATATGGAGATTGgtttgattcgaatgttgGAAGGCCAAAAAGATGAAGCTAAAAACATTTTGGAATTGgtcatcaaaaattattccaaatatgtcaatgaaaacattgtTCACATTAAAGCTTATGCTGCATTACGTGCATTGGGCGTTAGTACCGATAAGGATGCCGAAGTTGATGGTGAAGATCTGGAAAATTTGGATGGTATTGATGAATCATccgaagaagaagatgatgatgatgatcttgatgattaa
- the LOC124498171 gene encoding uncharacterized protein LOC124498171 — protein sequence MRLYILALGLINLIILTDSFRIDSNQPIQQQPVISSPLLKPESLSVEAKLSSSVSSESVQSIVPETVAAAPPSPILVLNDDQQRFVINSDNDLVAAGSKKKSEKYKKKEGMKKKKKKGKHEKEKWKKGKHYHKKEFKKKKKKSGKKKYKKGGHDFKKYGKEKKGKKGDGYKKNKKYGYKKKGGKGKSGGKKGMKKYKDKGGKKKGFKKSYHKVEWGNKKKYHDNWRDKKWKKNFKKWKKHHEYKKGKKYKKKNDKKWFEKKKKGKKYKKYGKGSHKKYTEKKDSKGMKKKGGKYGKKNKKGKKYGGHDEKKYKEKKAEKKGKKKKY from the exons ATGAGACTTTAT ATTCTCGCCTTAGGTTTGATCAACCTAATAATCCTTACGGATTCGTTTAGGATTGATTCGAACCAACCAATTCAACAACAGCCCGTAATATCTTCACCGCTATTGAAACCAGAATCATTATCGGTCGAAGCTAAACTTTCATCATCTGTATCATCGGAATCAGTTCAATCAATTGTACCAGAAACCGTAGCAGCAGCACCGCCGTCACCAATTTTAGtactaaatgatgatcaacaacgatTTGTCATCAACAGTGATAATGATTTAGTTGCAGCCGgatcgaagaaaaaatctgaaaaatataagaaaaaagaaggtatgaaaaagaagaagaaaaaaggcaaacatgaaaaagagaaatggaaaaaaggtaaacattatcataagaaagaattcaagaaaaagaagaagaaaagtggaaagaaaaaatataaaaaaggTGGACATGATTTCAAGAAATATG gcaaagagaaaaaaggaaaaaaaggtGATGGCtataaaaagaataaaaaatatggCTACAAAAAGAAAGGTGGTAAAGGAAAATCTGGTGGTAAAAAAGGCatgaaaaaatacaaagaTAAAGGTGGCAAAAAGAAAGGTTTCAAAAAAAGTTATCATAAAGTAGAATGGGGCAATAAGAAGAAATACCATGACAATTGGCG AGACAAGAAATGGAagaagaatttcaaaaaatggaaaaagcaTCACGAATACAAAAAGGGCAAGAAATACAAGAAGAAGAACGACAAAAAG tggttcgaaaagaaaaagaagggCAAAAAATACAAGAAATATGGCAAAGGTTCACACAAGAAATatacagagaaaaaagattcaaagGGTATGAAAAAGAAAGGTGGAAAATATGGaaagaagaacaaaaaaggCAAAAAATATGGTGGACACGACGAAAAGAAatacaaagagaaaaaagccGAAAAGAAAGGCAAGAAAAAGAAGTAttaa
- the LOC124498191 gene encoding uncharacterized protein LOC124498191 — MLKIPKIIITNVDEDPSIKKELKRKKLFELCAIIGIIVINWIMVISKSCFIFGVLSGIITTLITIIQYILFIKTHFAVHFGAKRPTDETMIEHGHHHHHHNYENPSIFSLRWILSRIAKWRNFFYQIQQRRRWKQQQQQQRQTAK, encoded by the exons atgttgaaaattccAAAGATAATCATAACAAATGTGGATGAAGatccatcaatcaaaaaagaattgaaaagaaaaaagctATTTGAATTATGCG CAATCATCGGTATTATAGTAATAAACTGGATTATGGTAATAAGTAAATCATGTTTCATATTTGGTGTGTTGTCCGGCATAATAACAACATTAATTACAATtatacaatatatattgttCATTAAAACACATTTTGCCGTACATTTTGGCGCCAAACGCCCAACAGATGAAACAATGATAGaacatggtcatcatcatcatcatcataattatgaaAATCCATCCATATTTTCATTACGTTGGATATTAAGTCGAATAGCTAAAtggagaaattttttctatcaaatacaacaacgacgacgatggaaacaacaacaacaacaacaacgtcaaACAGCAAAGTAG
- the LOC142597431 gene encoding uncharacterized protein LOC142597431, which translates to MNVFTMDATTTTTTNLNNVDNEQRKFNENNHHRNIFVVFNVFVIIFFLLIILLIISYILLFHKIANDSDQLNNYIDFYLKNWPNIIIQLLTLMALSSACLLATFAIYLLRDQFKCQSPLNFNSCYEEQTTTIILDDQNNSGNTITKRSDDKQINEMDTVAVTIDKQIIIH; encoded by the exons atgaatgtatttACGATGGATGCTACAACaacgaccaccaccaatcTCAATAATGTTGACAATGAGCAAcgaaaatttaatgaaaataatcatcatcgcaaTATATTCGTTGTATTCAACGTGTTTG tgatcatattttttctattgatcatattgttgatcatttcatatatattattattccataAAATTGCCAATGATTCtgatcaattgaataattatattgatttttatctaAAAAATTGGCCCAATATTATCATACAATTATTAACATTGATGGCATTATCATCTGCTTGTTTATTGGCTACATTTGCTATTTATCTATTACGTGATCAATTTAAATGTCAATCACCATTGAACTTTAATTCTTGTTATGAAGaacaaacaacgacaataatTTTGGATGATCAGAACAATTCTGGTAATACAATAACCAAAAGAagtgatgataaacaaattaatgaaatgGATACAGTTGCCGTCACCATTGATAAACAGATTATaatacattga